Proteins encoded together in one Triticum dicoccoides isolate Atlit2015 ecotype Zavitan chromosome 7B, WEW_v2.0, whole genome shotgun sequence window:
- the LOC119340497 gene encoding homogentisate geranylgeranyltransferase-like, which produces MKSLDDFTATVLKGYLEALTAALCMNIYVVGLNQLYDIQIDKINKPGLPLATGEFSVATGVCLVVTFLIMSFSIGIRSGSVPLMCALVVSFLLGSAYSIEAPLLRWKRHALLAASCILFVRAILVQLAFFAHMQQHVLKRPLAATKSLVFATLFMCCFSAVIALFKDIPDVDGDRDFGIQSLSVRLGPQRVYQLCISILLTAYGAATVVGASSTHLLQKIITVSGHGLLAVTLWQRARHLEVENQARVTSFYMFIWKLFYAEYFLIPFVQ; this is translated from the exons ATGAAGAGCCTAGATGATTTTACTGCAACGGTACTAAAAGGATATCTCGAG GCTTTGACTGCTGCTTTATGTATGAACATTTATGTGGTAGGGCTGAATCAGCTATatgacattcagattgacaag ATCAACAAGCCAGGTCTTCCATTGGCAACTGGGGAATTTTCAGTAGCAACTGGAGTATGTTTAGTAGTCACATTCCTGATCATG AGCTTTAGCATCGGAATACGTTCCGGATCCGTGCCACTGATGTGTGCTTTAGTTGTCAGCTTCCTTCTTGGAAGTGCATACTCCATTGAG GCTCCGTTGCTCCGGTGGAAACGGCATGCGCTCCTCGCTGCATCCTGTATCCTATTTGTGAGGGCTATATTGGTCCAGTTGGCTTTCTTTGCACATATGCAG CAACATGTTCTGAAAAGGCCCTTGGCAGCAACAAAATCACTGGTGTTTGCAACATTGTTCATGTGTTGCTTCTCTGCCGTCATAGCTCTATTCAAG GATATTCCTGATGTTGATGGAGACCGAGATTTTGGCATCCAATCCTTGAGTGTGAGATTGGGGCCACAAAGA GTGTATCAGCTCTGCATAAGCATACTGTTAACAGCCTATGGGGCTGCCACTGTAGTAGGAGCTTCATCCACACACCTACTTCAAAAGATCATCACT GTGTCTGGCCATGGCCTGCTTGCTGTGACACTTTGGCAGAGAGCGCGGCACCTTGAGGTTGAAAACCAAGCGCGTGTCACATCATTTTACATGTTCATTTGGAAG CTATTCTATGCAGAGTATTTCCTTATACCGTTTGTGCAGTAA